One part of the Perognathus longimembris pacificus isolate PPM17 chromosome 10, ASM2315922v1, whole genome shotgun sequence genome encodes these proteins:
- the Plekhg4 gene encoding puratrophin-1 isoform X2 — protein MEGPSEDGNVSLDSQGHATDWRFAVCSFRDAWEEKDPASQIQVKDPNPSRPLAGAAQSNKPQGRPIAMELQSFPEPRAVDGSRDGQRTALGGSSVQPQDPDLPGVESLLSSLSSHLNLTQDESDNPRESVVRGVGPGGTLPAGFVAGGLLSNSVVLGDSLPETSSKLLKTDLSGSSTPKLADCLLAQDLTWELLASGMAALPGTRDVEGRAVLLLYAHSSAWLHPKCSSHELICLLLYLRGIPRPEIQALGLTVVVDAQISSPSSSLFRGLSQLQEAAPGSVHRVLLVGKMPETLPSGLQLEQLPSHQSLLTYIPTTELPTSLGGHLPYCHQTWLDFRLRLEALLQSCQVVCALLQEAIENMKAVPRPMAPGEVDQLLQQAQILMRQVLDSPQLAWLQCQGGLELAWLKQVSEVTLSPDCRPAVDKADELYGQVDGLLHQLTLQSNQRIQAFELLQTLEAQEGGLRQTEVWLQEVGWPALEEPREPSLDMLLQAQGPFRELDQVAQEQVRRGEEFLQPLAGWEAAELGPPGIRFLALRAQLTEFSRALAQRRQRLADAEKLFEFFKQASSWAEAGQRVLAELEQESPGVVLQQLQLHWTRNPDLPPAHFRKMWALAIGLGSEGIRQECRWAWTRCQDTWLALDQKLEAALKSLPTGSTASLCVSQVPTVPATPPLRKSYSFDQNLGQSLRDAVHHCHRAATVTACHRPESGGGAQPRPSSTVPPPRSSTTVTSCHGPESGGGAQPRPSSVVPSAGSSDLRSPNRLQLVLAEMVATEREYVRALDYTMENYFPELDRPDVPQGLRGQRAHLFGNLEKLRDFHCHFFLRELEACTRHPPRVAYAFLRHRVQFGMYALYSKNKPRSDALMSSYGHAFFKDKQQALGDHLDLASYLLKPIQRMSKYALLLQELARACGGPVQELSALQAAQSLVHFQLRHGNDLLAMDAIQGCDVNLKEQGQLVRQDEFVVRSGRHKSLRRVFLFEELLLFSKPRHGPMGVDVFTYKRSFKMADLGLTECCGDHKLRFEIWFRRRKAKDTFVLQASSLATKQAWTADISRLLWRQAVHNKEVRMAEMVSMGVGNKAFRDIAPSEEAINDRNINYVLKGRARSRASIAVAPLDYDSSCLGASSTLPGDRASCSVLGSLNLHLYRDPALPGIRWPLYPPNFPEEATLETEAEMGSQPSLTPEDSEVSSQCPSASGSSGSDSSCMSGQALGRGLEDLSCV, from the exons ATGGAGGGGCCCTCGGAGGATGGGAACGTTTCCCTAGACTCCCAGGGCCATGCCACTGACTGGAGGTTTGCGGTGTGCAGTTTCAGGGATGCTTGGGAGGAGAAGGACCCTGCTTCTCAGATACAGGTTAAGGACCCCAATCCTTCAAGACCACTTGCAGGGGCAGCCCAGAGCAACAAGCCACAGGGCAGGCCCATAGCCATGGAGCTTCAGTCATTTCCAGAACCCAGGGCGGTGGATGGGTCAAGAGATGGCCAGAGGACTGCATTAGGAGGCTCCTCAGTTCAGCCACAGGACCCAGACCTCCCTGGAGTGGAGAGTCTTCTGAGTTCCTTGTCCTCCCATCTCAACCTCACTCAGGATGAAAGTGACAACCCAAGGGAAAGTGTGGTAAGGGGTGTAGGTCCAGGCGGTACATTGCCAGCTGGTTTTGTTGCTGGAGGGTTGCTGTCCAATTCTGTGGTCCTTGGAGACTCTCTACCAGAGACTTCATCAAAGCTACTGAAGACAG ACCTCAGTGGATCCAGCACTCCTAAGCTTGCTGACTGCCTCTTAGCCCAAGACCTCACCTGGGAGCTGCTGGCCAGTGGCATGGCTGCCTTGCCAG GGACTCGGGATGTAGAAGGCCGAGCGGTGCTGCTGCTCTATGCCCACAGCTCGGCCTGGCTTCACCCCAAGTGCAGCAGCCATGAACTCATCTGTCTCCTGCTCTACTTGCGAGGAATCCCCAG GCCCGAAATTCAGGCTCTTGGACTGACTGTAGTAGTTGATGCTCAAATATCTTCCCCGAGTTCTTCTCTCTTCCGGGGGCTCAGCCAACTACAA GAAGCAGCTCCAGGGTCTGTACACAGAGTGCTGCTAGTGGGAAAGATGCCTGAGACACTGCCTTCCGGGCTGCAG CTGGAGCAGCTGCCCTCCCATCAGAGCTTACTGACCTACATCCCCACTACTGAGTTGCCAACTTCGCTCGGAGGACACCTGCCCTACTGTCACCAGACTTGGCTGGATTTCCGGTTG cgCCTGGAAGCCCTACTGCAGAGCTGTCAGGTGGTTTGTGCCCTGCTCCAGGAGGCCATTGAGAATATGAAGGCCGTGCCCCGGCCCATGGCACCTGGG GAAGTTGATCAGCTGCTACAGCAAGCACAAATCCTGATGCGGCAGGTGTTAGACTCTCCACAGCTAGCATGGCTACAATGCCAGGGGGGCTTGGAGCTGGCATGGCTGAAGCAGGTCTCAGAGGTGACCCTGAGCCCAGACTGTAG GCCAGCCGTGGACAAGGCTGATGAGCTGTATGGCCAAGTGGATGGACTACTGCACCAGCTGACCCTGCAGAGCAACCAGCGGATACAAGCCTTTGAGCTGCTCCAAACACTGGAGGCCCAGGAGGGTGGGCTGCGCCAG ACTGAAGTGTGGCTACAGGAGGTAGGCTGGCCAGCCCTGGAAGAGCCAAGGGAGCCCTCACTGGACATGCTGCTCCAGGCCCAAGGCCCTTTTCGAGAACTGGACCAGGTGGCCCAG GAGCAAGTCAGGCGAGGTGAGGAGTTTCTGCAGCccctggctggctgggaggcTGCTGAACTGGGCCCCCCTGGAATACGTTTTCTGGCCCTGAGAGCCCAGCTAACAGAATTCTCTAGGGCTTTGGCCCAGCGGCGCCAGCGGCTGGCAGATGCTGAGAAGCTCTTTGAGTTCTTCAAGCAG GCCTCGTCATGGGCTGAGGCGGGCCAGCGGGTGTTGGCAGAGCTGGAACAGGAGAGCCCAGGGGTTGTGCTGCAGCAGCTGCAGCTGCACTGGACCAGGAACCCTGACTTACCTCCTGCCCACTTCCGGAAGATGTGGGCTCTGGCTATAGGCTTGGGCTCAGAGGGCATCCGCCAGGAGTGCCGCTGGGCCTGGACCCGGTGCCAGGATACCTGGCTGGCCCTGGACCAGAAGCTAGAGGCTGCACTGAAGTCACTACCAACAGGCAGCACCGCCAGTTTGTGTGTCAGCCAAGTTCCCACTGTGCCCGCCACCCCTCCCCTGAGGAAGTCCTACAGCTTTGACCAGAACCTGGGACAGAGTCTCCGAGATGCTGTCCACCACTGTCACCGTGCAGCCACAGTCACCGCCTGCCACAGACCAGAGTCTGGAGGAGGTGCCCAGCCCCGGCCATCCTCTACCGTGCCTCCACCCCGCAGCTCCACCACGGTCACGTCCTGCCACGGACCAGAGTCTGGAGGAGGTGCCCAGCCCCGGCCATCCTCTGTTGTGCCTTCAGCAGGCAGCTCTGACCTCAGGAGCCCCAACAG GCTTCAGCTGGTGCTGGCAGAGATGGTGGCCACGGAACGGGAATATGTCCGGGCTCTTGACTATACCATGGAGAACTACTTCCCTGAGCTGGATCGCCCTGATGTGCCCCAAGGTCTCCGAGGCCAGCGTGCCCACCTCTTTGGCAACCTGGAGAAGCTGCGGGACTTCCATTGCCATTTTTTCCTCCGTGAACTGGAGGCTTGTACCAGACATCCGCCCCGAGTGGCCTATGCCTTCCTGCGCCAT AGGGTGCAGTTTGGGATGTACGCACTCTACAGCAAGAACAAACCTCGTTCTGATGCGCTGATGTCCAGCTACGGTCATGCCTTCTTCAAG GACAAGCAGCAAGCCCTGGGAGACCACCTGGACTTAGCCTCCTACCTGCTAAAGCCTATCCAGCGCATGAGCAAGTATGCACTGTTGCTGCAGGAGCTGGCCCGGGCTTGCGGGGGCCCTGTACAAGAGCTGAGTGCCCTGCAGGCTGCCCAGAGCCTTGTGCACTTCCAGCTACGGCATGGCAATGACCTGCTAGCCATGGATGCCATCCAGGGCTGTGAT GTGAACCTAAAGGAACAGGGACAGTTGGTACGACAAGATGAATTTGTGGTACGCAGTGGGCGCCACAAGTCCTTGCGTCGTGTTTTCCTCTTTGAGGAGCTGCTGCTCTTCAGCAAGCCTCGCCATGGCCCTATGGGTGTTGATGTGTTTACCTACAAGCGCTCCTTCAAG ATGGCAGACCTGGGCCTTACTGAGTGCTGTGGGGATCACAAACTGCGCTTTGAGATTTGGTTCCGACGCCGCAAGGCCAAGGACACCTTTGTGCTGCAGGCCTCCAGCTTGGCTACCAAGCAGGCCTGGACGGCGGACATCTCCCGCTTGCTCTGGAGACAGGCTGTCCACAACAAGG AGGTGCGCATGGCTGAGATGGTGTCGATGGGTGTGGGGAACAAGGCCTTCCGGGACATCGCCCCCAGCGAGGAAGCTATCAACGACCGCAACATCAACTATGTCCTGAAGGGCCGAG CTCGCTCTCGGGCCTCCATTGCTGTGGCCCCATTGGACTACGACAGCTCCTGCTTGGGTGCCTCAAGCACCCTTCCTGGAGACCGTGCCTCTTGCTCTGTGCTGGGGTCTCTCAACTTGCATCTGTATAGAGATCCAGCTCTTCCGGGTATCCGATGGCCCCTGTATCCCCCCAACTTCCCAGAGGAAGCCACactggagactgaggcagagatGGGCAGCCAGCCCTCTTTGA CTCCTGAAGACTCAGAGGTCTCATCCCAGTGCCCATCAGCCAGTGGTTCCAGTGGTTCTGAcagcagctgtatgtcagggcaGGCCCTAGGCAGGGGCCTTGAGGACCTATCCTGT GTCTAA
- the Plekhg4 gene encoding puratrophin-1 isoform X1 encodes MEGPSEDGNVSLDSQGHATDWRFAVCSFRDAWEEKDPASQIQVKDPNPSRPLAGAAQSNKPQGRPIAMELQSFPEPRAVDGSRDGQRTALGGSSVQPQDPDLPGVESLLSSLSSHLNLTQDESDNPRESVVRGVGPGGTLPAGFVAGGLLSNSVVLGDSLPETSSKLLKTDLSGSSTPKLADCLLAQDLTWELLASGMAALPGTRDVEGRAVLLLYAHSSAWLHPKCSSHELICLLLYLRGIPRPEIQALGLTVVVDAQISSPSSSLFRGLSQLQEAAPGSVHRVLLVGKMPETLPSGLQLEQLPSHQSLLTYIPTTELPTSLGGHLPYCHQTWLDFRLRLEALLQSCQVVCALLQEAIENMKAVPRPMAPGEVDQLLQQAQILMRQVLDSPQLAWLQCQGGLELAWLKQVSEVTLSPDCRPAVDKADELYGQVDGLLHQLTLQSNQRIQAFELLQTLEAQEGGLRQTEVWLQEVGWPALEEPREPSLDMLLQAQGPFRELDQVAQEQVRRGEEFLQPLAGWEAAELGPPGIRFLALRAQLTEFSRALAQRRQRLADAEKLFEFFKQASSWAEAGQRVLAELEQESPGVVLQQLQLHWTRNPDLPPAHFRKMWALAIGLGSEGIRQECRWAWTRCQDTWLALDQKLEAALKSLPTGSTASLCVSQVPTVPATPPLRKSYSFDQNLGQSLRDAVHHCHRAATVTACHRPESGGGAQPRPSSTVPPPRSSTTVTSCHGPESGGGAQPRPSSVVPSAGSSDLRSPNRLQLVLAEMVATEREYVRALDYTMENYFPELDRPDVPQGLRGQRAHLFGNLEKLRDFHCHFFLRELEACTRHPPRVAYAFLRHRVQFGMYALYSKNKPRSDALMSSYGHAFFKDKQQALGDHLDLASYLLKPIQRMSKYALLLQELARACGGPVQELSALQAAQSLVHFQLRHGNDLLAMDAIQGCDVNLKEQGQLVRQDEFVVRSGRHKSLRRVFLFEELLLFSKPRHGPMGVDVFTYKRSFKMADLGLTECCGDHKLRFEIWFRRRKAKDTFVLQASSLATKQAWTADISRLLWRQAVHNKEVRMAEMVSMGVGNKAFRDIAPSEEAINDRNINYVLKGRAARSRASIAVAPLDYDSSCLGASSTLPGDRASCSVLGSLNLHLYRDPALPGIRWPLYPPNFPEEATLETEAEMGSQPSLTPEDSEVSSQCPSASGSSGSDSSCMSGQALGRGLEDLSCV; translated from the exons ATGGAGGGGCCCTCGGAGGATGGGAACGTTTCCCTAGACTCCCAGGGCCATGCCACTGACTGGAGGTTTGCGGTGTGCAGTTTCAGGGATGCTTGGGAGGAGAAGGACCCTGCTTCTCAGATACAGGTTAAGGACCCCAATCCTTCAAGACCACTTGCAGGGGCAGCCCAGAGCAACAAGCCACAGGGCAGGCCCATAGCCATGGAGCTTCAGTCATTTCCAGAACCCAGGGCGGTGGATGGGTCAAGAGATGGCCAGAGGACTGCATTAGGAGGCTCCTCAGTTCAGCCACAGGACCCAGACCTCCCTGGAGTGGAGAGTCTTCTGAGTTCCTTGTCCTCCCATCTCAACCTCACTCAGGATGAAAGTGACAACCCAAGGGAAAGTGTGGTAAGGGGTGTAGGTCCAGGCGGTACATTGCCAGCTGGTTTTGTTGCTGGAGGGTTGCTGTCCAATTCTGTGGTCCTTGGAGACTCTCTACCAGAGACTTCATCAAAGCTACTGAAGACAG ACCTCAGTGGATCCAGCACTCCTAAGCTTGCTGACTGCCTCTTAGCCCAAGACCTCACCTGGGAGCTGCTGGCCAGTGGCATGGCTGCCTTGCCAG GGACTCGGGATGTAGAAGGCCGAGCGGTGCTGCTGCTCTATGCCCACAGCTCGGCCTGGCTTCACCCCAAGTGCAGCAGCCATGAACTCATCTGTCTCCTGCTCTACTTGCGAGGAATCCCCAG GCCCGAAATTCAGGCTCTTGGACTGACTGTAGTAGTTGATGCTCAAATATCTTCCCCGAGTTCTTCTCTCTTCCGGGGGCTCAGCCAACTACAA GAAGCAGCTCCAGGGTCTGTACACAGAGTGCTGCTAGTGGGAAAGATGCCTGAGACACTGCCTTCCGGGCTGCAG CTGGAGCAGCTGCCCTCCCATCAGAGCTTACTGACCTACATCCCCACTACTGAGTTGCCAACTTCGCTCGGAGGACACCTGCCCTACTGTCACCAGACTTGGCTGGATTTCCGGTTG cgCCTGGAAGCCCTACTGCAGAGCTGTCAGGTGGTTTGTGCCCTGCTCCAGGAGGCCATTGAGAATATGAAGGCCGTGCCCCGGCCCATGGCACCTGGG GAAGTTGATCAGCTGCTACAGCAAGCACAAATCCTGATGCGGCAGGTGTTAGACTCTCCACAGCTAGCATGGCTACAATGCCAGGGGGGCTTGGAGCTGGCATGGCTGAAGCAGGTCTCAGAGGTGACCCTGAGCCCAGACTGTAG GCCAGCCGTGGACAAGGCTGATGAGCTGTATGGCCAAGTGGATGGACTACTGCACCAGCTGACCCTGCAGAGCAACCAGCGGATACAAGCCTTTGAGCTGCTCCAAACACTGGAGGCCCAGGAGGGTGGGCTGCGCCAG ACTGAAGTGTGGCTACAGGAGGTAGGCTGGCCAGCCCTGGAAGAGCCAAGGGAGCCCTCACTGGACATGCTGCTCCAGGCCCAAGGCCCTTTTCGAGAACTGGACCAGGTGGCCCAG GAGCAAGTCAGGCGAGGTGAGGAGTTTCTGCAGCccctggctggctgggaggcTGCTGAACTGGGCCCCCCTGGAATACGTTTTCTGGCCCTGAGAGCCCAGCTAACAGAATTCTCTAGGGCTTTGGCCCAGCGGCGCCAGCGGCTGGCAGATGCTGAGAAGCTCTTTGAGTTCTTCAAGCAG GCCTCGTCATGGGCTGAGGCGGGCCAGCGGGTGTTGGCAGAGCTGGAACAGGAGAGCCCAGGGGTTGTGCTGCAGCAGCTGCAGCTGCACTGGACCAGGAACCCTGACTTACCTCCTGCCCACTTCCGGAAGATGTGGGCTCTGGCTATAGGCTTGGGCTCAGAGGGCATCCGCCAGGAGTGCCGCTGGGCCTGGACCCGGTGCCAGGATACCTGGCTGGCCCTGGACCAGAAGCTAGAGGCTGCACTGAAGTCACTACCAACAGGCAGCACCGCCAGTTTGTGTGTCAGCCAAGTTCCCACTGTGCCCGCCACCCCTCCCCTGAGGAAGTCCTACAGCTTTGACCAGAACCTGGGACAGAGTCTCCGAGATGCTGTCCACCACTGTCACCGTGCAGCCACAGTCACCGCCTGCCACAGACCAGAGTCTGGAGGAGGTGCCCAGCCCCGGCCATCCTCTACCGTGCCTCCACCCCGCAGCTCCACCACGGTCACGTCCTGCCACGGACCAGAGTCTGGAGGAGGTGCCCAGCCCCGGCCATCCTCTGTTGTGCCTTCAGCAGGCAGCTCTGACCTCAGGAGCCCCAACAG GCTTCAGCTGGTGCTGGCAGAGATGGTGGCCACGGAACGGGAATATGTCCGGGCTCTTGACTATACCATGGAGAACTACTTCCCTGAGCTGGATCGCCCTGATGTGCCCCAAGGTCTCCGAGGCCAGCGTGCCCACCTCTTTGGCAACCTGGAGAAGCTGCGGGACTTCCATTGCCATTTTTTCCTCCGTGAACTGGAGGCTTGTACCAGACATCCGCCCCGAGTGGCCTATGCCTTCCTGCGCCAT AGGGTGCAGTTTGGGATGTACGCACTCTACAGCAAGAACAAACCTCGTTCTGATGCGCTGATGTCCAGCTACGGTCATGCCTTCTTCAAG GACAAGCAGCAAGCCCTGGGAGACCACCTGGACTTAGCCTCCTACCTGCTAAAGCCTATCCAGCGCATGAGCAAGTATGCACTGTTGCTGCAGGAGCTGGCCCGGGCTTGCGGGGGCCCTGTACAAGAGCTGAGTGCCCTGCAGGCTGCCCAGAGCCTTGTGCACTTCCAGCTACGGCATGGCAATGACCTGCTAGCCATGGATGCCATCCAGGGCTGTGAT GTGAACCTAAAGGAACAGGGACAGTTGGTACGACAAGATGAATTTGTGGTACGCAGTGGGCGCCACAAGTCCTTGCGTCGTGTTTTCCTCTTTGAGGAGCTGCTGCTCTTCAGCAAGCCTCGCCATGGCCCTATGGGTGTTGATGTGTTTACCTACAAGCGCTCCTTCAAG ATGGCAGACCTGGGCCTTACTGAGTGCTGTGGGGATCACAAACTGCGCTTTGAGATTTGGTTCCGACGCCGCAAGGCCAAGGACACCTTTGTGCTGCAGGCCTCCAGCTTGGCTACCAAGCAGGCCTGGACGGCGGACATCTCCCGCTTGCTCTGGAGACAGGCTGTCCACAACAAGG AGGTGCGCATGGCTGAGATGGTGTCGATGGGTGTGGGGAACAAGGCCTTCCGGGACATCGCCCCCAGCGAGGAAGCTATCAACGACCGCAACATCAACTATGTCCTGAAGGGCCGAG CAGCTCGCTCTCGGGCCTCCATTGCTGTGGCCCCATTGGACTACGACAGCTCCTGCTTGGGTGCCTCAAGCACCCTTCCTGGAGACCGTGCCTCTTGCTCTGTGCTGGGGTCTCTCAACTTGCATCTGTATAGAGATCCAGCTCTTCCGGGTATCCGATGGCCCCTGTATCCCCCCAACTTCCCAGAGGAAGCCACactggagactgaggcagagatGGGCAGCCAGCCCTCTTTGA CTCCTGAAGACTCAGAGGTCTCATCCCAGTGCCCATCAGCCAGTGGTTCCAGTGGTTCTGAcagcagctgtatgtcagggcaGGCCCTAGGCAGGGGCCTTGAGGACCTATCCTGT GTCTAA